The Helianthus annuus cultivar XRQ/B chromosome 16, HanXRQr2.0-SUNRISE, whole genome shotgun sequence genome includes a window with the following:
- the LOC118488246 gene encoding calphotin-like — protein MVSSSDTGVSDTVDPMAVVSDDEIPSEGDVYTSDTTSTDDDDFQPFARPNIGVEIQPADGIPAGDLPLAVIPAPVPLAAFPMVDVPHDVVSDDDIDLFEEGPPEDDYEGGAPIDVDAILPIAEAPVEELPLGSPVPDSLESVASASLHDQGVQHHSPDADPDLAMSAALGPSHEFEFDHEVDDDFDPVFPPDFDPDQEIEFIHMDQPLEAPAAPIDPLFDIPADFDMDLVDPEPVMAPEPVVAPDPAPEHDPVLDDAPALAPPIADLPVVAPPVVDDPVVVHLYPIPCRHWLIVHLSPLT, from the coding sequence atggtttCTTCTTCCGACACAGGAGTATCGGACACAGTGGACCCCATGGCAGTTGTGTCAGACGATGAGATACCATCAGAGGGAGACGTATACACATCAGACACCACGAGTACAGATGACgacgattttcagcccttcgcgcGGCCAAACATCGGAGTTGAGATACAGCCTGCTGATGGCATTCCTGCTGGGGATCTAcctcttgcggtgatccctgctcccgtTCCGCTTGCTGCTTTCCCCATGGTGGATGTGCCACACGATGTCGTATCTGATGACGACATTGATCTGTTCGAGGAGGGTCCGCCTGAGGACGATTATGAGGGCGGGGCCCCGATCGATGTTGATGCTATCCTTCCTATTGCTGAGGCCCCTGTAGAGGAGCTTCCTCTTggttcaccggtcccagactcattggagtctgtggcatctgcatcTCTACACGACCAGGGTGTGCAACATCACTCTCCTGACGCCGACCCCGACCTGGCGATGTCAGCTGCACTTGGTCCGTCACACGAGTTCGAGTTTGACCATGAGGTCGATGATGATTTTGATCCAGTTTTTCCCCCTGACTTCGATCCTGACCAGGAGATCGAGTTTATCCATATGGACCAGCCCTTAGAGGCGCCCGCGGCCCCTATTGATCCGTTGTTTGACATCCCTGCTGATTTTGACATGGACCTTGTTGACCCTGAGCCTGTCATGGCCCCAGAGCCCGTTGTCGCTCCGGATCCTGCACCAGAGCACGACCCTGTTCTTGATGATGCACCAGCTCTTGCACCACCCATTGCGGACCTTCCCGTTGTTGCTCCACCAGTGGTGGATGATCCTGTTGTTGTGCACCTTTACCCGATCCCGTGCCGGCATTGGTTGATCGTGCACCTTTCGCCGCTCACATAG